In the genome of Juglans microcarpa x Juglans regia isolate MS1-56 chromosome 6S, Jm3101_v1.0, whole genome shotgun sequence, the window GCTGGAATTCTATCATTGCCGACCCATAACTTGTTCAAACCTTTAGCACCCACTTTTGCTAACTCATCCACAACGACATTAGATTCtctaaaaataagattaatagaGAACTGAATCCCCTCCAATCTCTGCAGActcttttcccaaaaatcctccaaataccataAACCACAACGCTTCTTTTTCAGTCATTCCACCACCAGTTTAGAGTCCATTTCTATTTCCACCTTTCTAAACCCCAACAGATCCACAGTATGTAGGCCATGCAAGATGCTTAGCACTTCTGTAGCATTATTAGTCTTTTCATCTAGAAAATTAgcaacataacaaattaattgacCATTAGAACTCCGGATTACCCAACCTGCACCAGCACCACTCGCCCTCCCCCATTTAACAAATTGTACTCTGTTGTTAGGAGGATATTTAAATGGAATTTGCAAATTCCTTGACAAAGTTGCATCCCAAATACTTATTATCTTGGACTCCTTAATTTTCAAAGCCACCCAAACCAACCAAAATTTAATTGAAGCACATACCAAATCaagaggaattttttttatcatccatTCTCTCTTGACATCTTCTCCACCACAATTTCCAAGAAATTATGGTAGGCAAAATACCAACCAGTTGACCCCCCTTAACAGACAACTTAGCCCTTCTATGAAAGGACTCTACTCTCCCCCTCCATGACCTTCCCTGCAAAGAAGGAAGTCCTACCACTGATACAAATCTCGCCTAAACCTATTTAGCCAGCTCTCCTTTAGCTAAAATATGACCAAGATTTTCTTCTTGACCACTTAAGCAGCAATTACATTTTGATACCATGGGAATATTCAACCTGCGAACCTCCTCATAAACTGGTAAGCAGTTGTGCCAAGCTCTCCACATTGTAACTGAAATTTTCTTTGGTAAAGCCGGATGCCAAATTCACTTTGCCCATGCAAACACTGGAACCCAAGTATGAATACACTCCAGTGCACTACTAGTTGAAAATTTACCATTACTGTTTGGAAGTCAAATGAGGGTATCAACACCTGGTTTTACTCTACGAAGTTTCTCAATAATCTCAGCATCTTTCTCATTACCCAACAATCTGGCAAACAATTCTTTATTCCATCATCTTTCATCCTTACATGCCTCTAACTGCAAATCTAGCAATTCAGAAATAGATTGAGTGGAAAACAGAGGACCCAAACCCGACCAGTTGTCCCTCGAAAATGAAATCTTTCCATTTCTAACCTTCCATCTTGACTTTTGAATTACCAAAGGATTACATCTCACAATCATTCTCCAAAATGTTGTTCCTTCATTCGCATCAATCTTTGTTATATGTATACCTGCTacatatttttttgagaaaaaatttgtCCAAAGAGATGATTGAGAAAGCAAATTCTAGGCCAATTTCATGTGAAGTGACTTTTCAGCTTCATATAAATTCTAGATGCCCATGCCTCCTTCAGTTACTAGTTTACACATCTCCCTCCATGTGTACCATTTCCTCTTCGTCTTGCCATCAATGTTACCCCATAAAAAGGTGCTCATTAGGGAATGTAGTTTATTAATGACCTGTTTCGGAGTATTCAACACCTAAAGCAAATGAGTCTGCATACAACATGTTTAATAAGCAACAACATAGCTCCGCTTGATAACATTTTTGCCTTCCAACCTTCTAGCCTTGCTCGGACCTTCTGAATAATAAAGTCTGACCAGTAGTCTCCCTAAAACTATCGAAGCTCCCAagtaaatgaaaggaaaattccCTTCTGAGAAGCCCATGATTCTAAGCAGACTTCTTCTTCGAGATGCATATATTTGTTTAGAGAAATAGATGGAGGACTTTCTCTTACTCACAACCTGACCTGACCACTCTTCATATACTTTAAACACATTTGAAATTGCCCTCAACGATGCCTTTCGTCCATTAGAAAACAaacaatatcatcaacgtaaaggaataagtgtctgagggtacaagaacttattgagagtcatagttagtaaattgattatttttggatattttgatgTGCTAAGTTAaggattttttgagtttttggggagtttttaatttatattattgagaatttctttatttttcgtTTGAAGGAACATGGACATTTTGGTTGCGCAAaggaataaatattttatggagtcttctgaattttatagttgtgatatttgaaatggttttaggtaatatgagctaactctccggacctccgagaATGGGCGTTACACATTGTCTTTTATTACACAGTTTCTTGTTGGATACGCTGAGGAGATATGTTGTATATGATACACTGAACTACCGAGACTAACATATTGGTCCCAGCTTCAACTATTACTTTTCTTGAATTGCATTCTTTATCAAAGTCTGATAGCAAAGAGGGCGAGAAATAGATGACATCGCACAATCTGGACTATCAACTCTTAATGGAGGTGCTAATTTGATTGCAGGCCGGTGCGATACATTAGTTTGAGTTGGAACGACTAACTTGGAGGACAGAAAACGTACTTTCCCCTAAAACTTTACTGGAATTATATGTTGTATGGTTTTCTAACGAATTAATCTTGATTTTCAGCTATCACAAGCAATAAGGGAATATGCTCAAACCTCACAGCCTAATGCAGGTTGGTGGTCGTTTCGAAAGAGCAATTTAGCATCGTGGGCATAAGCGGATCAGGAGCAGGATTAGTACTTCAGCTCGTCATCCATAATCAATGTTAATCATAAACAACCTTGACTATTAAGATAAACAACCTAAATAACAACACAAGCATTACAACAGCTGAACTTCAAATCAACACAAAGAATAACAACATAAGAATAGGAGGCAGGCGACCTCAAATCAAAAGCAttactacaacacaattttcaGATAAAGGGGAGATTATCTGGATTGGAAGGTCTTAGCTCAAGAACTGAACTTCCACTTTATAGATTCGATAACCTTTTCTTCTACTTGGAAGGCCCTAGTTAGAACATCATCTGGAATCGAGGGTGTTGAAGCAAATAGATTGAAGGGAAGGACGACAGCCCTAGGTAACTGACTGTTGAAAGCAGTGATGATAAGGGCCATCCCTGTTCCAACATTCTTTTGGAAGTGTACAAGTCCTTTAGGAATGACAAACATCTGCCCAGCATTCAAGACTTTAGAGTGATACACATTCCCAGGTGTCACAAACCCAACAAGTACCTGCCCTGAGATGACCACGCCGCTCTCAGTTGCACGAGGGTGAGTGTGGGGTGGATTAAGTCCTCCCACAACTAAGTCCACTCTGTTCATTGAAATCCCAAGCGTGTTGAGTGTAACACTCCGGCTCTAAGCCCAGTTTCTGTCGAAGCCCAGCCCGATTTCATGAAACCAGGCCGACGACTGGTGATCACTTGATGGGTGGCTTGAACAGCGTCGTTTGCTGAgttctttttcccctttctgCAGCACTATTTTTCTTCTCCACGAAATCTCCCCACTGCACTGCATTTCCGCATTTTGCACCAAACCCATAGCCTTTGcagttattctttttttttttttttttgttacctCTTCTCACGTTCAAGAAACAAACCCTCACCTTTGAGCAGACATTTCAATCGGTTCCTCTCAACTTCTCTCCCCCTTCATTGTGCGTTCAACCCCCGGGTTGTTGAAGTTTCCAACTTTCTCTTCATCATTTTTTGCACTACCGTCGGTAACTCCCTTctcttattcatttttttttctttcttcttcttttcgtTTTACTCGCACAGACCCTCTCTTTTACTTTGTTTTGCCTTGATTTgttttcacacacacacacccactcTGTTTTGAGTTGCCGTGTACACACTCAGACCCCTCCACCCTTCCTTGCGTAGACCACCGTCTCTTTCACTAGAGATTTCAGTGAATTTTGGGCGTAGTTTTCAGTGGGTGCTTTGATTCGAAGAGGTGCGAAGcttttgtaatttcttttagGTAAGACTCTTTCGAAAATTTTTGGTAATATTCTTGGGTATTACatggttggattttgaaatGTAGATAAAGTGTAGTTGATATGGTAGTGGTGTGAATTCTAATTACATGGCCGGTGGGGATTAACAGTGATCAAAGGTGGAATGGTGTTTTGGGGTTGATTGTCTTTGATTAAATACTTGTTAGTAAGAGGTAATCTTTATGAGTCGTATTTGGCTGCTGCGTGGAAATTTTTAGTGGCGGTGATTGTGTTTAAATGCTAAGGGTTTGAGGAAGGTATTGTTtgggtttaattttatgatagtTATTGAGTTAAGAATGGATTGTTTTGGTTTATTACTTAATAAATAGTAGCTTACTagattggtttattaaatgttgggtatatgttttgtttaggtggtgtcaCTACTAAAGTTCCAACTCAAGGTGTTGAtattcaatgttttgaataccgtaccggacgccataccggtcaaggcactggaacaaaatatttcggtaccggtaccgtttcgggatagcgtttcgggataacgtttcgggatagtcgatatatgaataaattatatatataaatatatataaaaattatattctagaataatagtctatatataaataaattatatataaatacatatatatatataaattataaatagtctaatctgaattggaggttaaaaaataagcttgtagtttgaaaaaatgaaaaaaaaaaaaacacaggccgaaatatcggccggtacaggctgaaattcaggccggtattttggccggtacggaacagatatagtacctgtatcGGCCGGACGGTCGAAACGAAAAATTTgccgtaccggctggtacggtacgaaatttaaaacactggttgATATTAcacggaagtcaggtaagcgggttcatatactagttttacataaaagaaatgaaatgagtttgtctttgaaataagcatgtttatttttgaaagaaatctgaaaatgacctcagatgtttattctgcatatgcataaattctatatcaGAAAAAGTATTTTCGGTCATGAGccaattttgtacatttttttttgaactatgcaaaagagcaaatatgaaaaatctaaaagtttttgttatgaataaatgaaaatattttaattctgtttattttgaacatgtgaAATAATCTAAAGCTATTcaatactttgttttgatatgatgtgtcatccgAAAACCTTGgaatgaagttctgattctgtatatgaatgTGATCTGATTCCGTTGATGTcctttctgtttctgttaaggcccagccacaagtataatggtagtttatgaCCCTATCAAAgaggtgaaacatggaatacgaCCCAGCCATGgatataatgatggtttatatccctaccacgggg includes:
- the LOC121236598 gene encoding germin-like protein subfamily T member 1, with amino-acid sequence MTTDNQDEKITLPALLGSRSVTLNTLGISMNRVDLVVGGLNPPHTHPRATESGVVISGQVLVGFVTPGNVYHSKVLNAGQMFVIPKGLVHFQKNVGTGMALIITAFNSQLPRAVVLPFNLFASTPSIPDDVLTRAFQVEEKVIESIKWKFSS